In Bacillus sp. KH172YL63, one genomic interval encodes:
- a CDS encoding DinB family protein: MQELFSYNWQVREEWFEWCREVDASELTKERNGGMGSILKNLFHVADCEQIWISQLQGKPVIQKDIRSIETLNEVIRYSNMTRKQTESFLSLWTPAYEKKEYIMKSKTGKSYTFSYKKVMHHIITHEIHHIGQLSVWAREAGEKPVSCDLIFK, translated from the coding sequence ATGCAAGAACTATTTTCTTATAATTGGCAAGTCCGGGAAGAATGGTTTGAGTGGTGCAGGGAAGTGGATGCATCAGAATTGACGAAAGAACGTAACGGCGGGATGGGGAGCATATTGAAGAACCTTTTCCATGTGGCGGACTGTGAACAAATCTGGATCAGTCAGCTGCAGGGAAAACCGGTGATCCAAAAGGATATTCGTTCAATTGAAACATTGAACGAAGTCATCCGATACTCAAATATGACAAGAAAGCAAACAGAATCGTTTTTGTCTCTTTGGACGCCGGCTTATGAAAAGAAAGAATATATCATGAAGTCGAAAACCGGAAAATCCTATACCTTTTCGTATAAAAAAGTGATGCATCATATTATTACACATGAGATCCATCATATCGGACAATTATCCGTGTGGGCAAGGGAAGCCGGGGAGAAGCCGGTGTCGTGCGATTTGATCTTTAAGTAA
- a CDS encoding HAD-IIB family hydrolase, with product MKFVFDLDGTICFKGKPVSENIVACLLDIKNQGHDVIFASARPIRDMLPVLDVKLHSFPMIGGNGSLLYKNGEVLHSTAFDSLDLKQILHLIDKYDVTYLIDGEWDYAYTGTPNHPILSFLDPANLAQALPVESLGPIVKVLLLTGSNVEGLTKELKKMDIVVHTHTDEEVVDLSPQNVHKWSALSSLGVKEGDFIAFGNDANDLSMFQHAKHAVMVGYHEGLSAFADEEIPLMDDYEEDIIQKLRELSSQYREVKKG from the coding sequence ATGAAGTTTGTGTTTGATTTAGATGGGACGATTTGTTTTAAAGGGAAACCTGTTTCGGAGAATATCGTGGCGTGTTTATTGGATATTAAGAATCAAGGGCATGACGTCATCTTTGCGTCAGCCAGGCCGATCCGGGACATGCTTCCTGTATTGGATGTGAAATTGCATTCATTTCCCATGATCGGGGGGAACGGGTCGCTTCTTTATAAGAACGGGGAAGTGCTCCATTCCACTGCATTTGATTCACTGGATTTGAAACAAATACTTCATCTCATAGACAAATATGATGTGACGTATTTAATTGATGGTGAGTGGGATTATGCCTACACCGGCACTCCCAATCATCCGATCCTGAGCTTTCTGGATCCTGCCAATCTGGCGCAGGCACTTCCGGTTGAATCGTTGGGGCCGATTGTGAAGGTGTTGCTGTTAACCGGCTCAAATGTTGAAGGATTGACCAAGGAACTGAAAAAGATGGATATCGTCGTCCATACCCATACAGACGAAGAGGTTGTGGACCTCAGTCCTCAAAATGTACATAAATGGAGTGCTTTATCTAGCCTCGGAGTAAAAGAAGGAGACTTTATCGCGTTCGGAAACGATGCAAATGATCTTTCCATGTTTCAACATGCGAAGCATGCAGTCATGGTCGGATATCATGAAGGGCTTTCTGCCTTTGCCGATGAAGAAATTCCGTTAATGGATGATTATGAAGAGGACATCATTCAAAAGCTGAGGGAGCTTTCATCCCAATACCGTGAAGTGAAAAAGGGTTAA
- a CDS encoding ribonuclease J — protein METTEMLLSIFALGGLNEIGKNMYVIQYGDDIVVIDCGGKFPDESLLGIDLILPDISYLKKNRDKIRGLIVTHGHEDHIGGIPYLLKEINMPIYATNFTLGLIQLKLEEHRLLRDTELVTVHADSSLRLGEIEVTFFKVSHSIPDCMGIVFHTPEGNVVHTSDFKFDLTPANHQYADIHKMARIGEEGVLVLLSESTNAERKGLTPSEQMVGEAMKEAFMKATGKIFVSTFASNVNRVQQVVNASIHSNRKLALVGRSMINVVSVALERGYLTVPEGMLIEAKEIDALPPDKVTVLCTGSQGEPMAALGRLASGTFRGLSIYPGDTVIMAASPIPGNEKDVSRIIDNLFQLGAHVIYGTGSTTGMHVSGHGYQEDLKLMLTLMKPTYFIPIHGEYRMLHHHQLLAESVGVEVGHTFIVKNGDVVDIQGAIARQTRSVPAGDSYVDGSSVGETGSAVLRDRKQLSQDGMLIIIITLDKSNHKIITGPDIITRGFIYVRHSEDLLKVLNKLVKSVLDDLSEAGISDWKEMKQAISKDVGQYVFKHLKMKPVLLPVIIEV, from the coding sequence ATGGAAACAACTGAAATGCTACTTTCTATCTTTGCGCTGGGCGGACTGAATGAAATCGGGAAAAACATGTATGTCATTCAATATGGCGATGACATTGTTGTCATCGACTGCGGAGGGAAATTCCCGGATGAAAGTCTGTTAGGGATTGATTTGATTCTTCCGGATATCTCGTACTTAAAGAAAAACAGAGATAAAATCAGGGGACTGATCGTGACCCATGGCCATGAAGATCACATCGGGGGCATTCCGTACCTGCTCAAAGAAATCAACATGCCCATTTACGCCACGAATTTTACACTCGGTTTAATTCAATTAAAACTGGAAGAACACCGCCTGTTAAGGGATACAGAGCTCGTGACGGTACATGCTGACAGCAGTCTTCGGCTTGGAGAAATCGAGGTAACGTTCTTTAAAGTGAGTCACAGCATCCCGGACTGCATGGGGATTGTTTTTCATACCCCCGAAGGAAATGTCGTACATACAAGTGACTTTAAATTTGACTTGACCCCTGCCAATCACCAGTACGCAGACATTCATAAAATGGCAAGAATCGGAGAGGAAGGTGTACTCGTCCTTCTTTCTGAAAGCACCAATGCTGAACGGAAAGGGTTAACCCCTTCTGAACAGATGGTCGGTGAAGCGATGAAAGAAGCATTCATGAAAGCGACCGGTAAGATATTCGTTTCCACGTTCGCTTCCAATGTCAACCGGGTCCAACAGGTGGTGAATGCCTCCATCCACTCAAACCGGAAGCTTGCATTGGTGGGGAGAAGTATGATCAATGTGGTGTCCGTTGCACTTGAAAGGGGATATTTAACGGTACCTGAGGGGATGCTCATTGAAGCTAAAGAAATCGATGCCCTCCCTCCGGATAAGGTGACGGTGTTGTGCACAGGCAGCCAGGGAGAACCGATGGCTGCCCTTGGCCGGTTAGCAAGCGGGACGTTCCGTGGGCTTTCGATTTACCCAGGCGATACGGTCATCATGGCTGCATCACCGATCCCAGGTAATGAAAAAGACGTTTCCCGGATCATCGATAACCTTTTTCAACTCGGGGCACACGTGATTTATGGAACTGGAAGCACCACAGGCATGCACGTATCAGGGCATGGATATCAGGAAGATTTGAAACTCATGCTCACCCTCATGAAGCCGACATACTTCATTCCGATTCATGGAGAATATCGGATGTTGCATCACCACCAGCTGCTTGCAGAGTCTGTCGGGGTAGAGGTTGGACACACGTTCATTGTCAAGAATGGGGACGTCGTTGACATCCAGGGTGCCATCGCCCGTCAAACCCGTTCCGTTCCGGCAGGAGACAGTTATGTCGACGGTTCGAGCGTCGGGGAGACCGGATCTGCCGTTTTGCGGGATCGAAAGCAGCTTTCCCAAGATGGGATGCTGATCATCATCATCACACTTGATAAATCAAATCATAAAATCATAACCGGACCAGATATCATCACGCGGGGATTCATTTACGTCCGACATTCTGAAGACTTGTTGAAAGTGCTGAACAAACTGGTGAAGAGCGTGTTGGATGATCTATCTGAAGCAGGTATCTCTGACTGGAAAGAAATGAAGCAGGCGATCAGTAAAGATGTCGGCCAGTATGTGTTTAAACATCTGAAAATGAAGCCTGTCTTGCTGCCGGTCATCATTGAGGTATAG
- a CDS encoding PadR family transcriptional regulator — protein sequence MSDVNEIVDKLLQELRRGTITIGVLSQLFHPQYGYSLVSKLGDKGIDVEPGTLYPLLRRLEKQGLLQSEWDTNETRPRKYYVLSDIGKEVYMTLEKEWEKIVKSMEVLMDRKGGI from the coding sequence ATGAGCGATGTAAATGAAATCGTCGATAAATTATTACAGGAATTGCGCAGGGGGACGATCACCATCGGGGTCCTCAGCCAGCTCTTCCATCCTCAGTACGGATACTCCCTTGTGTCAAAGCTTGGAGATAAGGGGATAGATGTTGAACCTGGGACGCTTTATCCACTTCTTCGCAGACTGGAGAAGCAGGGACTTCTACAAAGTGAATGGGATACCAATGAAACCCGCCCCCGTAAATATTATGTGCTGAGTGACATTGGGAAGGAAGTATACATGACTCTGGAAAAAGAGTGGGAAAAGATTGTGAAAAGCATGGAAGTGCTTATGGATAGAAAGGGAGGAATCTGA
- a CDS encoding HAAS signaling domain-containing protein, whose amino-acid sequence MEMIEKYIYAVTSRLPQSQREEIGKELRGLIHDMLEERGDEEVKEVLLELGSPREMADQYRGTGRYLISPTLFQHYTSVLKIVLGSILIALCTVFIVETILEPVRIIHHLFGLMGSIFGVCLQTFAWITIVFAFLEYKQVIPEDMKRGQNKAWKPEDLPPIPTKQKKIKRGEVLTGLIFSIVILIAFVSSTEFLGVPVFKEDELKGIAYFLNRDTYENFLPAIYLIVGLSIAKESMKLIIGRWTGKLAVLILIMNVITLMTGLFLLRDGAIWNPSFVEELYSLNEWNVMEASRGEIHAIWVQAKEWVRIGFVLTLLIETVSALYKGFKKE is encoded by the coding sequence ATGGAGATGATTGAAAAATATATTTATGCTGTGACGAGCAGGCTCCCCCAGTCGCAGAGGGAAGAGATCGGCAAGGAGCTGCGGGGGTTGATACACGATATGCTTGAGGAGAGAGGGGATGAAGAAGTAAAAGAAGTCCTCCTTGAGCTCGGCAGTCCGAGAGAAATGGCGGATCAATATAGGGGAACAGGCAGATATCTCATCAGTCCCACCTTGTTTCAGCACTATACGAGCGTATTGAAGATTGTACTCGGATCCATATTGATTGCCCTTTGTACCGTTTTTATCGTAGAAACAATACTCGAACCGGTCCGGATTATTCACCATTTATTCGGGTTGATGGGCTCGATCTTCGGAGTGTGTCTGCAAACATTCGCATGGATCACCATCGTATTTGCTTTCCTTGAATACAAGCAGGTCATTCCGGAAGATATGAAGCGAGGTCAAAATAAAGCTTGGAAACCGGAAGACCTTCCCCCAATCCCCACGAAGCAAAAAAAGATAAAACGGGGAGAAGTATTGACCGGGCTAATATTTTCGATCGTTATTCTGATAGCCTTCGTGTCTTCCACTGAATTTCTTGGGGTTCCTGTATTTAAAGAGGATGAATTGAAGGGAATTGCCTATTTTTTGAACAGAGACACTTATGAGAACTTTCTTCCTGCCATATATTTGATTGTAGGGTTAAGTATCGCCAAAGAGAGCATGAAGCTGATCATTGGAAGGTGGACAGGGAAGTTAGCTGTTTTGATCCTTATCATGAACGTGATAACCCTTATGACAGGTTTATTTCTTTTAAGGGATGGAGCAATCTGGAATCCTTCTTTTGTTGAAGAGCTTTACAGCCTCAATGAATGGAACGTTATGGAAGCAAGCAGGGGAGAGATTCATGCTATATGGGTGCAGGCAAAAGAATGGGTTCGCATCGGTTTCGTCCTTACGCTTCTGATTGAAACGGTCAGCGCGTTGTACAAAGGATTTAAAAAGGAATAG
- a CDS encoding SMP-30/gluconolactonase/LRE family protein encodes MTVTLLVDSQNTLGESPCWDSVNKQLYWVDIMEKKILTWKQESKTVNEYALDQYAGCLSLTESGKLIMGLQHGIHYFDWPEGQLEKIVDPESHLEDNRFNDGKCDPAGRFWAGTTDTVGAGGKGALYVLDQTLQITRKIENVGTSNGLAWSPDARFMYFIDTPTRQVVRYDYNVHTGDIENPEIAVTFPEHAGLPDGMTIDQEGMLWIAHWGGKGVSRWDPDTGKQMEFIAVPAVNVTSCTFGGESGSTLFITSARTGMTAEQLKTYPHAGGVFTLETNTKGTDQNVFNDRHWRA; translated from the coding sequence ATGACTGTCACATTGCTGGTGGATTCTCAAAATACGCTAGGTGAAAGCCCCTGCTGGGATTCAGTGAATAAACAGCTTTATTGGGTTGATATAATGGAGAAGAAAATTTTGACCTGGAAACAGGAGAGTAAAACGGTGAACGAGTATGCATTAGATCAATATGCAGGCTGTCTGTCGCTGACCGAAAGCGGGAAGCTGATAATGGGTCTTCAGCATGGCATTCATTATTTTGATTGGCCTGAAGGTCAGCTTGAAAAAATCGTCGACCCGGAAAGCCATCTGGAAGATAACCGGTTCAACGACGGAAAATGCGATCCTGCCGGGAGGTTTTGGGCCGGGACAACCGATACTGTTGGCGCAGGTGGGAAGGGTGCACTGTATGTCTTGGATCAAACTTTACAAATCACCAGGAAAATTGAAAACGTCGGGACGTCCAATGGATTAGCCTGGTCACCGGACGCCCGTTTCATGTATTTCATTGATACGCCAACGAGGCAGGTAGTACGTTATGATTACAACGTACATACGGGGGATATAGAAAATCCTGAGATTGCTGTAACATTCCCGGAACATGCTGGGCTTCCAGATGGCATGACAATTGATCAAGAAGGGATGCTCTGGATCGCCCACTGGGGAGGTAAAGGCGTCTCCAGATGGGACCCTGACACAGGAAAACAAATGGAGTTTATTGCGGTACCGGCTGTGAATGTCACTTCCTGTACATTCGGCGGTGAAAGTGGATCAACACTCTTCATCACATCTGCACGAACTGGGATGACAGCGGAGCAGCTGAAGACCTACCCCCACGCAGGAGGGGTGTTCACGTTAGAAACAAATACAAAAGGTACAGACCAAAATGTTTTTAACGATAGACACTGGAGGGCCTAA
- a CDS encoding class I SAM-dependent methyltransferase — MIDEGLKKQLADSYNRKSTQRNDSPKQDWKVRERKLFYSMVKKEGNSSLLELGAGTGWDSLYFNEKGIATFSTDLSPQSVDLCREKGLKAEVMSFDQLAIPDEGFEAVWALNCLLHVPKDELPIILNEIKRVLAPNGLFYMGVYGGRDFEGTWREDHYVPKRFFSFYEEFKLKEVLSQAFKIEYFNTVPKETVGGDFDFQSIILRKEER, encoded by the coding sequence ATGATCGATGAAGGATTGAAAAAACAACTGGCAGATTCATATAATCGTAAATCTACGCAACGGAATGATAGCCCTAAGCAGGACTGGAAAGTGAGAGAGCGGAAGTTGTTTTACTCCATGGTGAAAAAAGAAGGAAATTCCTCATTATTAGAATTAGGTGCAGGCACAGGGTGGGATAGTCTGTATTTTAATGAAAAAGGGATCGCAACGTTCAGTACAGATCTGTCGCCTCAATCTGTTGATCTTTGCAGAGAAAAAGGGTTGAAGGCAGAAGTGATGAGCTTTGACCAATTGGCGATACCAGATGAAGGGTTTGAAGCAGTTTGGGCATTGAATTGCCTTCTTCATGTTCCAAAGGATGAACTTCCAATCATATTGAATGAAATCAAAAGAGTACTTGCACCGAATGGTCTCTTTTATATGGGAGTTTACGGGGGAAGAGATTTTGAAGGAACCTGGAGAGAAGACCACTATGTTCCAAAGCGGTTCTTTTCTTTCTATGAAGAATTCAAACTCAAAGAAGTTCTTTCCCAAGCGTTTAAAATAGAATACTTCAATACAGTTCCAAAGGAAACCGTCGGAGGGGACTTCGACTTTCAATCGATCATCCTGAGAAAAGAAGAAAGGTAA